One genomic region from bacterium encodes:
- a CDS encoding HlyD family secretion protein: MRPREGAADGDRGGADPAAAGTRTRPGSRVRGWLFGVILAVIATAVFYTVHYFGYAGTHPSTDDAFVQGDTTIISAKVFGRVGRVLVRGYQHVHKGEPLVELDPVDARIALQQAQAAFDAAETRVRQADAALNAQQHQAGAALAQAQAAQAAADARVPQSRTTVTLEDQTVRQSISMAEAQLAAATAQVTSARSNLDKSRNDLARARELFAEGAIASQQVDQAQAAYAAAAAQEQSAVDAVSQTRAALAQAQAAQLRVPIRRLDVTAAIAQQDQAAAGLATARAGFDVVTQREAELATARAGVAQAAAQLAAARQQLEYTTIFAPDDGLVGSDVPVQPGQVVQPGQTLLTLVFASRRWVQANFKETQLGGVRIGQPVTIRVDLLGRTFRGHVEQLGPATGAALSLLPAQNATGNFTKVVQRVPVRVALDDAPDDLQVGLSVEATVDTTRRPGPARGAVAGARR, encoded by the coding sequence ATGCGGCCCCGCGAGGGCGCGGCGGACGGCGATCGCGGCGGCGCAGATCCGGCCGCCGCTGGGACGCGCACGCGTCCGGGGTCTCGGGTGCGCGGGTGGCTGTTCGGGGTGATTCTGGCGGTGATCGCCACCGCTGTGTTCTACACCGTTCATTACTTCGGCTACGCCGGAACCCATCCGAGCACCGACGACGCCTTCGTCCAGGGCGACACCACCATCATCAGCGCGAAGGTCTTCGGCCGGGTCGGCCGGGTGCTGGTGCGGGGATACCAGCACGTCCACAAGGGGGAGCCGCTCGTCGAGCTCGACCCAGTGGATGCGCGGATCGCCCTCCAGCAGGCGCAGGCCGCCTTTGATGCCGCGGAGACGCGGGTGCGGCAGGCCGATGCCGCCCTGAATGCCCAGCAGCATCAGGCCGGCGCGGCGCTCGCGCAGGCGCAGGCCGCCCAGGCGGCGGCGGACGCACGGGTTCCGCAAAGCCGGACGACCGTCACGCTGGAAGATCAGACCGTCCGGCAATCGATCTCGATGGCCGAAGCCCAACTCGCCGCGGCCACCGCCCAGGTCACCTCGGCGCGCTCTAATCTCGACAAGTCCCGCAACGACCTCGCGCGGGCACGCGAGCTCTTCGCGGAAGGCGCGATTGCCTCGCAGCAGGTGGATCAGGCTCAGGCCGCGTACGCCGCCGCCGCCGCGCAGGAACAGAGCGCGGTGGATGCCGTGAGCCAGACTCGCGCGGCGCTTGCACAGGCTCAGGCCGCGCAGCTCCGCGTGCCGATCCGCCGGCTCGACGTCACCGCCGCGATCGCGCAGCAGGACCAGGCCGCCGCGGGGCTCGCGACCGCCCGCGCGGGATTCGACGTGGTGACGCAGCGGGAGGCGGAACTGGCCACCGCCCGCGCCGGGGTGGCACAGGCCGCGGCCCAACTCGCCGCCGCGCGCCAGCAGCTGGAGTACACGACGATCTTTGCCCCCGACGACGGGCTCGTGGGGAGCGACGTTCCGGTGCAGCCCGGCCAGGTCGTCCAGCCCGGTCAGACGCTGCTCACGCTCGTGTTCGCGTCGCGCCGGTGGGTGCAGGCCAACTTCAAGGAGACCCAGCTCGGCGGCGTGCGGATCGGACAGCCCGTGACGATCCGGGTCGATCTCCTGGGCCGCACCTTCCGCGGCCACGTCGAGCAACTCGGGCCGGCCACCGGCGCGGCCCTCTCGCTTCTGCCGGCCCAGAATGCCACGGGAAACTTTACCAAGGTCGTGCAGCGGGTGCCCGTGCGCGTCGCCCTGGACGACGCTCCCGACGACCTCCAGGTCGGGCTCTCCGTCGAGGCGACGGTCGACACGACGAGGCGGCCGGGACCGGCCCGCGGTGCCGTTGCCGGCGCACGCCGATGA
- a CDS encoding helix-turn-helix domain-containing protein, which produces MEREPRSNCPISLALEAIGDRWSLLILRDVIARGKQRYHEFLSSEEGISTNILADRLVRLEQQGLITKSGDPDDKRQFRYSPTQKALDLLPVIYEMGRWSAKYDSRTDVTNPFFRRMKAGKEGFMREIVARFEGSRAPTPRGRPRSLARRAGQAEHKG; this is translated from the coding sequence ATGGAACGGGAGCCACGCTCGAACTGTCCGATTTCACTCGCGCTGGAAGCGATCGGCGACAGGTGGAGTCTGCTGATCCTTCGGGACGTGATCGCCCGGGGAAAGCAGCGCTATCACGAGTTCCTGAGCTCCGAAGAAGGCATTTCGACGAATATTCTGGCCGACCGGCTCGTCCGGCTCGAGCAGCAGGGTCTGATCACCAAGTCCGGCGATCCAGACGACAAGCGGCAGTTTCGGTATTCTCCGACACAGAAAGCGCTGGATCTGCTGCCCGTGATCTACGAGATGGGGCGGTGGAGCGCGAAGTACGACTCTCGAACGGACGTGACAAATCCGTTCTTCCGGCGGATGAAGGCCGGCAAAGAGGGATTCATGAGGGAGATCGTGGCTCGGTTCGAGGGCTCTCGCGCTCCTACTCCAAGAGGGCGGCCGCGGTCTCTCGCGCGACGGGCAGGTCAGGCTGAGCATAAGGGTTAA
- a CDS encoding DMT family transporter yields the protein MDTTPAQRQPASADLVALLVVSIWGVSFAFQKVALEQFGAPAFMCLRYLGMLALSWGVLVYQRMRTREPIGLRAGDLPALALAGVLGYTFYIPLSTFGLSYTTPFSNALLIAVAPLFAIALLRALRLEPIGPGQYAGMLMAIAGVAVFILPALRLRSGGNGIGDVLSLAGAAFFAGYTVASKPLLSRYRLPAMMAYTLTIGTVPVVLALVPSLFQRPWEAVNAAGWAAFTWTVIAPVYVAWTLWNWTIGRMGVARASLFMYLVPVAGGITSWLLFGEDFGPFKVAGAAFVLAGLAVARRPGAPREAAPVRRLVAEYELSGSGRR from the coding sequence ATGGACACCACGCCCGCTCAGCGTCAGCCGGCCAGCGCAGATCTCGTCGCACTCCTTGTGGTCTCGATATGGGGCGTGAGCTTCGCGTTCCAGAAGGTCGCGCTGGAGCAGTTCGGCGCGCCCGCGTTTATGTGCCTGCGCTATCTCGGCATGCTCGCGTTGAGCTGGGGGGTGCTGGTCTATCAGCGCATGAGGACCCGTGAGCCGATCGGGCTCCGCGCCGGCGATCTGCCCGCGCTGGCGCTCGCCGGCGTGCTCGGCTACACGTTCTACATCCCGCTCAGCACGTTCGGGCTGAGCTACACCACGCCGTTCTCGAACGCCCTGTTGATTGCCGTGGCACCGCTCTTCGCGATCGCCCTGCTGCGCGCGCTGCGCCTCGAGCCGATCGGTCCGGGCCAGTACGCCGGCATGCTGATGGCGATCGCCGGCGTGGCGGTGTTCATCCTGCCGGCGCTCCGTCTGCGATCGGGCGGGAACGGCATCGGCGACGTGCTGAGCCTTGCCGGGGCGGCGTTCTTCGCCGGCTATACCGTGGCGAGCAAACCGCTGCTCTCTCGCTACCGGCTGCCCGCGATGATGGCCTACACCTTGACGATCGGGACGGTTCCCGTCGTGCTGGCGCTCGTCCCGTCGCTGTTCCAACGGCCCTGGGAGGCCGTCAACGCGGCGGGTTGGGCCGCCTTTACGTGGACGGTGATCGCACCGGTCTACGTGGCATGGACGCTGTGGAATTGGACGATCGGCCGCATGGGGGTTGCACGGGCGTCGCTGTTCATGTACCTCGTGCCGGTCGCCGGCGGCATCACGTCCTGGCTCTTGTTCGGCGAGGACTTCGGACCGTTCAAAGTCGCGGGCGCGGCGTTCGTGCTGGCCGGCCTGGCCGTCGCGCGGCGTCCGGGGGCTCCCCGCGAGGCCGCTCCGGTACGCCGACTCGTGGCCGAGTACGAACTTAGCGGATCAGGCCGACGATAA
- a CDS encoding DUF2277 domain-containing protein, whose product MCRSIKPLFNYQPAATADEIRAASLQFVRKISGFARPSKANEAAFLAAVDEIAGASARLLRSLETAAPPKNRDEEAAKARARAAERFGAPAPSRH is encoded by the coding sequence ATGTGTAGAAGCATCAAACCGCTGTTCAATTATCAGCCCGCGGCGACCGCCGACGAGATTCGGGCGGCGTCGCTGCAGTTCGTCAGGAAGATCAGCGGGTTCGCCAGGCCCTCAAAGGCCAATGAAGCCGCGTTCTTGGCGGCGGTGGACGAGATCGCCGGCGCCTCCGCCCGCCTGCTCCGTTCGCTCGAAACCGCGGCACCCCCGAAGAACCGCGACGAGGAGGCCGCCAAGGCGAGGGCCCGCGCCGCGGAGCGGTTCGGTGCGCCCGCGCCGTCCAGGCACTAG
- a CDS encoding 5'-3' exonuclease H3TH domain-containing protein, which produces MIVHLLDGTYELFRHFYGLRRFTRGDDPPLGAVAGVLHTVLQMIETGATHLGVATDHVVESFRNGLWPGYKTGAGMEPALLAQFHPLEDALAAMGVAVWPMVELEADDALASAAHLASADKRVEKVSIWTPDKDLAQCVRGTRVVQVDRRSQKILDAAGVRAKFGVDPGLIPDYLALVGDPADGYPGLPGIGPVRAARLVNQYGAIENFPVAALSEDARRTALLFKDLATLRIDAHLFDNVDDLRWCGPTKAFTAWSERLGDPRLLKRSLAAPAG; this is translated from the coding sequence GTGATCGTCCACCTCCTCGACGGCACCTACGAACTGTTCCGTCACTTTTACGGCCTCCGCCGCTTCACCCGCGGCGACGATCCGCCCCTCGGCGCCGTGGCCGGCGTGCTGCACACGGTGCTGCAGATGATCGAGACCGGCGCGACCCATCTCGGGGTCGCGACCGACCACGTCGTCGAGTCCTTCCGCAACGGCCTCTGGCCCGGCTACAAGACCGGCGCGGGTATGGAGCCGGCGCTGCTCGCGCAATTCCATCCGCTCGAAGACGCGCTGGCGGCGATGGGCGTGGCCGTCTGGCCGATGGTCGAGCTCGAGGCCGACGACGCGCTGGCCTCGGCGGCGCATCTCGCATCGGCCGACAAGCGTGTGGAGAAAGTCTCCATCTGGACGCCCGACAAGGACCTGGCGCAGTGTGTCCGCGGCACCCGGGTGGTGCAGGTGGATCGCCGGAGCCAGAAGATCCTCGACGCGGCCGGAGTGCGCGCGAAGTTCGGCGTGGACCCAGGCCTGATCCCCGATTACCTCGCCCTGGTCGGCGATCCGGCGGACGGGTATCCGGGGCTTCCGGGAATCGGTCCTGTCCGGGCCGCGCGGCTCGTGAATCAGTATGGAGCCATCGAGAATTTTCCGGTGGCTGCGCTCTCAGAGGATGCCCGGCGCACGGCTCTCCTTTTCAAAGATCTCGCGACGCTTCGGATCGACGCGCACCTTTTCGACAATGTGGATGACCTGCGGTGGTGCGGTCCCACAAAGGCTTTCACCGCGTGGTCGGAGCGCCTCGGGGACCCTCGCCTGCTGAAGCGTTCCCTCGCGGCGCCGGCCGGTTAG
- a CDS encoding P1 family peptidase → MDAAGDGRSRFRDLGLTLGSLPTGPLNAITDVPGVRVGHYTRRDGRQPGPHGEGPFNTGVTAIVPHGEDLYERRVPAAIEVLNGSGEIFGREFVDEMGMLDAPIMITGSFNVARVADAVIGETTRRHPRVGRGGGYVHPLVAECSDAQLSDLVGRPMGERETAEAWRSAAGGPVAEGSVGAGTGFVCFQFKAGIGTASRSVQVGDATYTVGALVAANTGVRELLRIDGVPVGRLLDAPKPSWVQQGSIIMVVATDAPLLSRQLARLARRAHLGLARTGATAHNGSGDFSIAFSTGNRYVMGQTVHDLRDVDNAATSGLFDGAVEATEEAIVNALCAATEIVGRAGSVAPVLPLRPVADLIRRYRALEHPT, encoded by the coding sequence ATGGACGCGGCGGGCGACGGGCGGTCTCGGTTTCGCGACCTGGGGCTGACGCTGGGAAGCCTCCCGACCGGTCCGCTGAACGCGATCACGGACGTGCCCGGGGTGCGGGTGGGACACTACACGCGGCGGGACGGCCGGCAGCCCGGCCCGCACGGGGAAGGGCCGTTCAACACCGGGGTAACGGCGATCGTGCCGCACGGCGAGGATCTGTACGAACGCCGGGTGCCGGCCGCGATCGAAGTGTTGAACGGCAGCGGCGAGATCTTCGGCCGGGAGTTCGTCGACGAGATGGGTATGCTCGACGCCCCGATCATGATCACGGGGTCGTTCAACGTCGCCCGCGTAGCCGACGCGGTGATCGGCGAGACCACGCGGCGCCATCCACGCGTCGGCCGGGGCGGCGGCTACGTGCATCCGCTCGTGGCCGAGTGCTCCGATGCCCAACTGAGCGACCTCGTCGGCCGGCCGATGGGCGAGCGCGAGACGGCTGAGGCATGGCGGAGCGCCGCCGGCGGCCCCGTGGCCGAGGGATCGGTCGGCGCGGGCACCGGCTTCGTCTGTTTCCAGTTCAAAGCGGGCATCGGCACCGCGTCCCGCAGCGTCCAGGTGGGCGACGCGACCTACACGGTCGGCGCGCTCGTGGCGGCGAATACGGGCGTGCGCGAACTGCTCCGGATCGACGGCGTGCCCGTGGGACGGCTGCTCGATGCCCCGAAGCCGAGTTGGGTGCAGCAAGGGTCGATCATCATGGTGGTGGCGACCGACGCCCCGCTGCTCAGCCGGCAGCTCGCCCGGCTGGCACGGCGCGCGCATCTCGGACTGGCGCGCACCGGCGCCACCGCGCACAACGGCAGCGGCGATTTCTCGATCGCGTTCTCGACCGGCAACCGGTACGTCATGGGACAAACGGTGCACGACCTGCGCGACGTGGACAACGCAGCCACGTCGGGGTTGTTCGACGGCGCGGTCGAGGCGACGGAGGAAGCCATCGTCAACGCCTTGTGCGCCGCCACCGAGATCGTCGGGCGCGCCGGTAGCGTGGCGCCTGTGCTGCCGTTACGGCCGGTCGCCGATCTCATCCGCCGTTACCGCGCGCTTGAGCACCCCACGTAG
- a CDS encoding AraC family transcriptional regulator — protein sequence MRLKQTRSAGEGLERSCREPGREWITSAGPVDGVELFRAWFAGRAYRKHRHDTYAVSVTEAGVQVFDYRGAVHASLPGQVTVLYPDELHDGRAGTAEGFGYRIVYVEPRRLADAMRAVSGRPYPLPFLREAVSTNARLARAIREVFRAPLEPLAADSLVVELAEGLLAAERAGEVPAISRRVDAAAVERARQILDTERSRAVRSTELEAASGLTRYDLARQFRVLLGTAPHRYQLMRRLERAREAIHQARPLAEIACDAGFADQAHFTRAFTSAFGLTPGRYRALRCPLPAGSIRTAST from the coding sequence ATGCGGCTCAAGCAAACCAGATCAGCGGGCGAAGGTCTTGAACGATCGTGCCGGGAGCCCGGGCGGGAGTGGATCACGAGCGCCGGGCCGGTGGACGGCGTCGAGCTGTTCCGCGCGTGGTTTGCCGGCCGGGCCTACCGGAAGCACCGGCACGACACCTACGCCGTCTCCGTGACCGAGGCCGGCGTGCAGGTCTTCGACTACCGGGGCGCCGTTCACGCGAGTCTGCCCGGCCAGGTGACCGTGCTGTATCCCGACGAACTCCACGACGGCCGCGCCGGCACCGCCGAGGGCTTCGGATACCGGATCGTCTACGTGGAACCCCGCCGGCTGGCCGATGCGATGAGGGCCGTAAGCGGGCGGCCGTATCCGCTGCCCTTCCTGCGCGAGGCGGTGTCGACGAACGCGCGGCTCGCCCGCGCCATCCGCGAGGTCTTCCGTGCGCCTCTGGAGCCGCTGGCCGCAGACAGCCTCGTGGTGGAGCTGGCGGAAGGCTTGCTCGCCGCTGAACGCGCCGGCGAGGTGCCCGCGATCTCGCGGCGAGTCGATGCCGCCGCCGTCGAGCGCGCCCGGCAGATCCTCGACACCGAGCGGTCGCGCGCGGTGCGCTCAACGGAGTTGGAGGCGGCCAGCGGGCTCACGCGCTACGACCTGGCCCGGCAGTTCCGCGTCCTGCTCGGGACGGCCCCGCACCGCTACCAGCTGATGCGCCGGCTGGAACGCGCGCGCGAGGCGATCCACCAGGCGCGCCCTCTTGCGGAGATCGCGTGCGACGCCGGCTTTGCCGACCAAGCGCACTTCACGCGCGCCTTCACATCCGCGTTCGGACTCACCCCGGGACGCTATCGGGCGCTGCGGTGCCCGCTGCCTGCGGGCTCCATCCGCACAGCTTCCACATAA
- a CDS encoding LysE family translocator, with protein sequence MTTERAVAFLLFAVVAAGTPGPSNVMLTATGAQVGVLRGLPCLLGQITSMGLMLFFVLSGLGSLVLGHPAVLRALHWGGAAVLLWLAWKIASASGAVDAAGGRRSLGYLDAAAFQWVNPKAWLVSASAASTFLTAKAGSPVAQAASLSALFVVAALPSCFPWLAFGAAVQRLLRTPRRLRVFNVTMGALLALSIVLIIR encoded by the coding sequence ATGACTACCGAGCGGGCCGTGGCGTTCCTGCTCTTCGCCGTGGTGGCCGCCGGCACGCCCGGCCCGAGCAACGTCATGCTGACGGCTACCGGCGCGCAGGTCGGCGTCCTCCGTGGGCTGCCGTGCCTCCTCGGCCAGATCACCAGCATGGGCCTGATGCTCTTCTTCGTCCTCTCGGGGCTCGGGAGCCTGGTCCTCGGCCACCCGGCGGTGCTCCGGGCGCTCCACTGGGGCGGTGCCGCGGTGCTGCTCTGGCTCGCGTGGAAGATCGCGAGCGCCTCGGGCGCGGTCGATGCGGCCGGGGGCCGCCGGTCCCTCGGGTACCTGGACGCCGCCGCCTTCCAATGGGTGAATCCCAAGGCGTGGCTGGTCAGCGCGAGCGCGGCCAGCACCTTCCTCACGGCGAAGGCGGGAAGCCCTGTCGCACAGGCGGCCTCGCTTTCCGCGCTGTTCGTCGTGGCGGCGCTGCCGAGCTGCTTCCCGTGGCTGGCCTTCGGCGCCGCGGTGCAGCGTCTGCTGCGGACGCCGCGCCGCCTGCGCGTGTTCAACGTCACGATGGGCGCGCTCCTCGCGCTTTCCATCGTGCTGATCATTCGCTAA
- a CDS encoding RraA family protein — protein MVASGTAAIFEGLTTPHVADACLRSGVDVRCAPSDVRALGPSGRVAGRVRPVRHYGSVDIFLEALEQASPGEVMVIDNAGRRDEACVGDLIVLETKLAGLAGIVIWGLHRDTQELLEIGLPVYSLGDCPTGPLRLDPREADALVSARVGAFAVGAADIAMADANGVLFVPAARAQEIAALAGSIRETERAQAEKMRRGTSLRAQLRFSDFLARRSENPAVTFRDHLRRIGGAIEE, from the coding sequence ATGGTTGCATCTGGAACAGCCGCGATCTTCGAAGGTCTGACAACGCCGCACGTCGCCGACGCCTGCCTTCGCAGCGGCGTGGACGTGCGCTGCGCCCCGTCCGACGTTCGGGCGCTCGGCCCATCCGGCCGTGTGGCGGGCCGGGTCCGGCCCGTGCGGCATTACGGCAGCGTCGATATTTTTCTCGAAGCGCTCGAGCAGGCATCGCCGGGCGAGGTCATGGTGATCGACAACGCGGGTCGCCGGGACGAGGCCTGCGTGGGCGACCTGATCGTGCTGGAGACGAAACTGGCCGGGCTCGCGGGGATCGTCATCTGGGGATTGCATCGGGACACGCAGGAGCTTCTCGAGATCGGGCTTCCGGTCTACAGCCTCGGCGATTGTCCCACCGGACCGCTCCGGCTCGACCCACGCGAGGCCGACGCGTTGGTCTCGGCCCGAGTCGGCGCCTTCGCCGTCGGCGCCGCCGACATCGCGATGGCGGATGCGAACGGCGTGCTCTTCGTGCCGGCGGCCCGGGCGCAAGAGATCGCGGCGCTCGCCGGTTCGATCCGGGAGACCGAGCGCGCTCAGGCGGAGAAGATGCGCCGCGGCACGTCCCTGCGCGCGCAGCTGCGGTTCTCGGATTTCCTCGCCCGGCGCTCTGAGAACCCGGCGGTGACCTTTCGCGACCACCTGCGCCGGATCGGCGGCGCGATCGAAGAATAG
- a CDS encoding DinB family protein translates to MLTSIGEFARYFEGIRRRTWAAVDRVTPEILEWRPWPQALSCGQIIRHLAGAERFFVTKVVEDRWTDALDPGPSLDLAATRALLAAAHEEQAPRLLAVPDRRLRERVKDLAGGDVSVWRLLMAMAEHEIHHRSQLSSRLSAGGIGGTQLFGYRMEEVIARARTEPRGQRGSNGGLPA, encoded by the coding sequence ATGCTGACCTCGATCGGGGAGTTCGCGCGCTACTTCGAGGGAATTCGCCGCCGCACGTGGGCGGCGGTGGACCGCGTCACCCCGGAGATCTTGGAGTGGCGGCCCTGGCCGCAGGCGCTCAGCTGCGGGCAGATCATCCGCCATCTCGCGGGCGCCGAGCGATTCTTCGTCACCAAAGTCGTCGAGGACCGGTGGACCGACGCCCTCGATCCGGGACCGAGCCTCGACCTCGCCGCGACGCGCGCGCTGCTCGCCGCCGCGCACGAGGAACAGGCGCCGCGCCTGCTCGCCGTTCCCGACCGGCGGCTGCGGGAACGCGTCAAAGACCTCGCGGGCGGCGACGTCAGCGTTTGGCGTCTTCTGATGGCCATGGCCGAGCACGAGATCCACCACCGCAGCCAGCTCAGCAGCCGGTTGTCGGCCGGGGGCATCGGCGGCACGCAACTCTTTGGCTACCGGATGGAGGAGGTCATCGCGCGTGCGCGCACGGAGCCTCGCGGGCAGAGAGGAAGCAATGGCGGCCTTCCAGCCTGA
- a CDS encoding PaaI family thioesterase: MAAFQPEDVDFESRVRASFRRQAIMETIGGVLTRVAPGEVDIELSFRDSLTQQHGYVHGGIITAIADSACGYAALTLLPAGAEVLTVEYKINFLAPARGARFVALGRVIRPGRTITVCRSDVIAADADTRVTVASMLATMIRSRQTS, encoded by the coding sequence ATGGCGGCCTTCCAGCCTGAAGACGTGGACTTCGAGTCCCGCGTCCGCGCCAGTTTCCGTCGCCAAGCCATCATGGAAACGATCGGCGGGGTTCTCACGCGCGTCGCGCCCGGCGAGGTCGACATCGAGCTGTCCTTTCGCGACTCGCTAACGCAGCAGCACGGTTACGTCCACGGCGGCATCATCACGGCGATTGCGGACAGCGCATGTGGATACGCGGCACTCACGCTGCTGCCGGCGGGCGCCGAGGTCCTAACTGTGGAGTACAAGATCAACTTTCTGGCGCCGGCCCGTGGTGCGCGGTTCGTGGCGCTTGGCCGGGTCATCCGGCCGGGGCGTACGATCACGGTCTGCCGAAGCGACGTCATTGCGGCGGACGCCGACACCCGCGTAACGGTCGCCTCGATGCTGGCCACGATGATTCGATCGCGGCAGACAAGCTGA
- a CDS encoding DUF1801 domain-containing protein — MAEKKAAKKRAQTSANFTDEERAAMRERVRELKAGASKADGESAVLTKIAAMLAPDRVMAKRLHAIIKASAPVLSPRTWYGMPAYAKDSQIVCFFQSAQKFKTRYATLGFSDKAKLDEGNMWPTAFALKEMTAADEARIAALVKQAVS, encoded by the coding sequence ATGGCTGAGAAGAAAGCTGCAAAGAAGCGTGCCCAGACATCCGCCAATTTCACGGACGAGGAGCGGGCCGCGATGAGGGAGCGCGTCCGAGAACTGAAGGCGGGCGCGAGCAAGGCGGACGGGGAAAGCGCCGTGCTCACGAAGATCGCCGCGATGTTGGCACCGGATCGCGTCATGGCCAAGCGGCTGCATGCGATCATCAAGGCCAGCGCGCCCGTCCTCTCGCCGAGGACCTGGTACGGGATGCCCGCGTATGCCAAGGACAGCCAGATCGTCTGCTTCTTTCAGAGCGCGCAGAAGTTCAAGACGAGGTATGCGACGCTCGGCTTCAGCGACAAGGCGAAGCTCGACGAAGGCAACATGTGGCCGACCGCCTTCGCGCTGAAGGAGATGACGGCAGCCGACGAAGCAAGGATCGCCGCGCTCGTGAAGCAAGCGGTGAGTTAA